The following DNA comes from Nicotiana sylvestris chromosome 10, ASM39365v2, whole genome shotgun sequence.
gatgtcccataattcggggtggatgactagaggtacaacactggcacccatagtgcattcagttcctcttgacccaaataatttGCATGTAGAGAACATGGCCACACTCATGACTCAGATGAGTATTTTGACAAAGAAGATAGATGAGATGGGTGCCAAATAGGTGCATATTGTTGACACGGCAAATGAAGGAATGCGTACACCCTGTGTTAATCAGTCTTATGTGTGTTCATGGAGCGGAGAAGGTGAAAATCAAGGGGCAagggaagatatgaattatgttaaCAACTTTGGGGGTCAGAGACAAGGAGGACAACAATGGAGACCGACACCAAATCAGCAATACAGATCCAACATGCCTCAGCCTGGGGGCATGCAAGTTCAAGGCCAAATGGTGCCATACCATCAGAAACAACAAGGCTACCCACAGTAGAACCAGCAACAGCTGACATATCAGCCACTTCCTCCGCAACAAGATAACAATATGGTAGAGATCAGGGGGATGCTCCAGCAACTCATTGGGACAAATGGTAAGATGCAAGAAAAGTTGGCAGTACATGATTCAGCTATAAAGAATATTGAAACTTAGTTGGGGCAGTTGTTTATGGCTTTAAACAACCGCCCCTAAGGAACATTGCCAGCGGACATAAATATTAACCCCAAGGAGCAAAACCCGAATCAACTGATGGCAGTAAGTCTCcggaatgggagagatttagacaaGAGCAGGAGGTTGCACAAGCCAGCAAAGAGACTATGCCAGCCACTCCAATTCCACTAGAGGTAGATGAACCATCAAATCTGACCGAAGTGGTGGTTGAACAGGGTCAAGATGAAAAGGGTAAGTCTAAGGTAAATGAACAAGCTGCAGAACAAGTGGTTCCTCTTATGCCACAGAACCCCAACAGAGAGAAGCCAAAAGcagtgcacaaagggtgatacctgcACCATTCCCTCAGAGACTGGTAAAACAAAGGAAGGAAGATCAATACAAGAAATTTATAGAGATGCTGTGTTaaattcagttgaatattccttTGATGGATGCCTTGAGGGAGATGCCAGGTTACGCGAAGATGATAAAAGACCTAATATCATGgaagtttgattttcaggacctatCCACAGTGACTCTGACACAGACCTGCAACGCGGTAGTGACCAGACCGATGGCTCAAAATATATTCGAACCAGGTAGCTTTACTATTCCATGCACAATTAGGAAttatgcctttgcaaaggcattatgtgatttgggagccaacataaatttgatgcctctgGCTGTATATACCAAACTaggcattggaagagctagaccgaCTTTGATACTGCTGCAGCTGGTTGACTGCACGGTAAAAAGGCCTACTAggattcttgatgatgtgttggtgcaagtggggaagttcgtgttccctgcagactttgttattctggactgtcagGTAGATGAGGAGATACCTATCATTTTAGGTAGACCATTTTTGGCCACTGGAAGAGCATTGATCGATTGTGAGACTAGAGAATTAAAAATGAGACTGAACgatgaagaagtcatattcaatGTTCAGCAATCTATAAGGAGACCCAGTGAATATGATAATTGCTCTCTAGTTGAGGCAGCGGATGTGATCCTGCAAGAAGATGATGTGACCCTGACTGCTaaagatccattggaggcatgtctgacaaatttagaagagatggatggtgaagggttagctgagtgggtcatggcacttaaaggccaaggattctggaaaatggaacctcagttcgagtcccttgagttAGGAAAAAGGGCTACACCTCCAACAAAGCCATCAATAGAGGAACCACCCAAGCTGGAGCTGAAGTCGCTCCCAGCTCACCTCAGGTATGTTTTCTTAGGCCTTGATTCTACTTTGCCTGGTATTATATCATCCGGTTTGCTAGATGTACAGGTAGAACAAACTCTTACAGCTACTGCAGGAAAGTAAGACTGCCGTTGGCTGGACCATGAcagacataaagggtatcagcccagccttctgtatgcacaagattctcttggaagaagggcacaaaccttcTAGAGATCATCAACGAAGGCTGAACCCGAACATGAAAGAGGTAGTAAAgaaggaagtgatcaaatggttagatgccgaagatattcggggtacaatcataTATCAATAGCTccgaagatagagagaaaacatcattcacttgtccgtatggcatcttcgcctttcggagaatgccttttgggctttgcaATGCACATGCGATATTTCAACGGTACATGTTAGCCATTTTTAAatacatggtggaggatattatggaggtctttatggatgatttctccatGGTGGGAGATTCATTCGAGGACTATCTTCACAACTTAAGAAGAGTGCTCaaaagatgtgtggagacaaatttaGTATTGAACTGGGAGAAGTtccattttatggtacaagaagggATAGTCCCGGGGCATCGAGTGTccagtaaaggaattgaggtcgaccatgctaaggttgacgGTGATTGAAAAACTACCACTGCCCACTTCAGTCAAGGCAgtgagaagtttccttgggcacgccggGTTTTACAAGTGATTCATAAAAGATTTCTCGAAAATTGCTAACCCATTATGCAAACTTCTTGAAAAGGATCaccctttgtgttttctaatgattgcaggttggcatttgaggagctgaagaagcgattggtgactgcacccatcattgttgcacccaactggaagcagccatttgagctcatgtgcgacaaAAGTGACTATGCCATAGGAGCTGTCTTGGGGCAGCGAAAGGATAAACTGATGCACCCGATATACTATGAAAACAGAACGCTAAGCGGTGCATAACTCAATTACACTATGACGAAAAAGGAAATATTGGCTGTCATTTTTGCATTCGACAAATTCAGGGCATACTTGATTGGCTCGAAGGTTATTGTTTACACTGACCATGCAGTAATTAGGTACCTAGTagaaaagaaggagtcaaagccaCGCTTGATTCGCTGGGTTCTTTTGTTGCAAGAATTCGATCTAGAGATACGTGACAGAAAATGGACAGAGAACCAAGTAACTGACCATCTCTCACGGTTGGAAGGAGATAAAAAGAAGGTAGAGGTTGAGGATATAATAGAGACATTCCCGGATGAACAGTTACTGGCAATAACAATGGAGGAGGCACCATGGTATGAtgatattgctaattatttagcaagtggtattgtaccttatgaactctcctcaatacaaaagaaaaagttctttcgtgattgtcggtattattattgggatgaacctctgttgtttaaaatatgtgtagataacatgatccggtggtgtatccccgagaaagatcaacattctgttttgcaggcttgccatgcttcatcatatggtggacactttggaggaattCAGACAGCAGCTAAGGTGTTGGAGTCAGGCTTGTACTGGCCTACTCTGTTCAAGGATGCCCATGCTTGGGTTAAAAGCTGCGATGAATGCCAAAGAACTGGCAACATATCTCGTAGACACGAGATGCCAATGAccacaattcaagaggtggagatttttgacatgtgggggattgacttcatggggccATTCGTCAGCTTGTATGGTAACAAGTACATATTGGTAATAGTtgactatgtctccaagtgggtcgaaACAGTGGCTCTTCCGACCAATGATGCTAAATGGGTACtaggctttctaaagaagaacatttTCACACGTTTTGGTACCCCAATAGCTATACTCAGTGATGGCAGAACCCATTTCTGCAATAGAGCATTCACACAACTGTTGGAAAAATATGGAGTTCGACATAAAATGACCATCCCGTACCGCCCACAATCGAGCAGgcaagttgaagtgtccaacatgGAGATTAAAAGTGTCCTCACAAAAATAGTGAGTGCAATAAGGACTGACTGGtaaaagaaattggatgatgcattgtgggTGTACCGCACAGCCTTCAAAACCCCAATTGGCATGTCACCGTACAAATTGGTGTTTGGCAAGGCATGCCACCTCCAGTTGAGCTAGAGCATAAAGTACTTTGTGCATTGCGGCAATTAAACTTAGACATGGAGACAACAAGTACTAACAGAATCACTGTGTTACATGAGCTCGAGGAATTCAGGTTCCATGCCTTTGAGAGTGCtagattatacaaagaaaggatgaaattAATGCATGATAAGCACATCTTGGATTGAAACTTCAAACCTAGAGATCTAGTGTTGTTATACAACTCGAGGTTGAGATTGTTTCCGGGTAAGTTAAAGTCCCGATGGTCAGGACCCTTCAGAGTGGTGCAAATGTTCTTAAGTGGAGCTGCAGAGATTGAATCAGAAGATGGGATAAACAAGTTCACAGTAAATGGGCAAATgttgaaacattaccttggaatggCTGAAGAAAAAGGGGATAGAGTGGTAGTCCATTTGGCAGAGCCCCAGTACGCGAATGGGGAGTGATGATCAAATGCTTGCATCGTGCCGCgtcgttaaatcaggcgctgtgtgggaggcaacccacgagtGTGTTGTTAGTGTGTTCATGTAActtcatatataaaaaaaaaacaatgccagCACCGTGACCGCGGTGGAAGGCAAACCTTCTGCCACAGATTTTTCATCCCATCGCGACCGCGGTAAACCGCGGTGAGGTGTGAACATTCTGCCCCAAATTTTTaaacccaccgcggccgcgggGGTACcagtttttttttccattttacttattcttttcctcttcttttaatttaataaCCCCCTATTATAACAAAAACCCCTCCCCCAAATACCAAAACAACCGACACCCCCCCCATTCTAATTCTTCATCTCCCTCTCTTCACAACTTTAACCCCCAAATCCCTtcctcttctccttcttcttcactcATACTAACATCCCCCACCACCATTCCTCTCACCCATTCTTCAACTAAGGTATGTACTTACCTctcctctctcttttctctggttTTGTGTTGTATTGTGTTGTATCTTATGTAGTTTTATGTTGATATGGTGTTGTAATTGTTGGTAGATTTTTGTagtttcttcttgtttttatatTAAATTTCGTTTTTGAACATGATTGGTAAAGGGGCTGTTTATTTAATGTGGTGGAATGGTGTTGTTGGTGGGTGATTGAATGAAGAAAGTGTGGGGGTGTGTGTGGGTGTAGTAGCATATTTGATTTGGGGAAGTTTTGCTAGAGTCACATAGACTGTGTATATGAAGATATTTGTcttgcccacaaggtgtttgggGAATTACCCCAATGGATTTATAAGGAGCTAATGTGATATGGTTGTGGTGAAGTGTGAGTAACCATCCATAGTCACACACTTCACGCACTCACTAATAGGTGTTTCGTTGTATGACAAGTATAATGAGTTCTTCCAGGAAGAGACGAAACACCAGGCCCTCCGCCAGTGGACCGGGAGGCTCCTCACGAGCTAGGAGCCAAGCCAGTGCACCTCAGTTCGATAACACTCGGTTTGTATCCAGAGCAGCGGAGGATAGGTACAACCAGAAAGCAGCTAAGAAGTTACAAAATGAGGTGCACATTGATCGCACAGCTTTGGAGGCGGAATGCCCCAATATGTTTAATGAGCTGAGGCGGTGCCATTTGGACATCTTCTTCGAGGTACCAGAGGAGGCTAATGTTCAACTAGTAAGGGAGTTCTATGCGAACTTTCCAGAACATGAGAATGGGGTTGTGACGGTGCGCAATACCCTGGTAAACGCATCCCTCGACACCATCCGCAGGGTATACATGCTGCAAGTGTTTCAGGGTGAATTTGATCCTTATCGTACTTTTAGCGGTACACTGGCCTTGTGGGGAACTCTTCTTGCTGTGTGCCGGACGGAGAACACCTATGGATCAAGCACAAGATTACTCTCAACTCCCACTGTCTGAATTgggaggctaagtgttggctcaccaTTGTCAATAGTCGATTATTGCCATCCAACAACACGACAGATGTTAATCTACCACGGGCATCTGCAATCCACTGTTTTATGTCCCACAGTGATTTTGATGTGGCCCGGCTCATCCATGAAGAGATGTTCATTAGATCACCTGAACTAACTAAGGGCCACTACTTCCCTTCGCTGATCACCCGGCTGTGCCGTATTGCTAGAGTCCTTGAAGACCTTCGGGTTGATGGGAGATTGCCACTAAAAGCCCCGTTCTGGGCGAAAAAAATTGGAATTGGACGAGATCCGGTAGTGAATGTTGATGACTCTGATGATGATTcagctgatgatgatgatgatgatgatgatgctgaagtAGCTGCGGTTCCTCCTCCTCCGAGAATTGATGTGGCAGGCCCATCACAGCCACGCCGGAGCACCCGTATGACAACTTTGGAGCAGGATATGGATGGGTTGCGTACCTCAGTCACTTATTTGGGTGCCCATGTTGATGCAGTGGCTGAGAGGCAAGTGAAGTCGGAGAAGAAATTCTTGGGCTAGTTGAGAGCGCTAGGACGTGCGTGCAACGTGAACCCAGACACTGTCTTTGATCAGGAGTGAGCCTTCAGGGAAGTTCCTTAACCTCActgttctttaaatttttaagacatggggacatgtcttcatTTTAAGTGTGGGGGTGAGGGATACTTCATTGTATGTTTGTAATTGTAATAATTGAttgtttgattttgtttgttttgtcttGCTTTGATTGTTTTGATGTTAGAGTAATAGTTCATTAGGAAAGTTAAAATAGTAAGTGACTTGTCCCAACGACGGATCTCTTTTGGcagggttcttgagggactaagtcgagaaaaaaaaattggaatatggagactcttcctgatgacggatcctttagacatttttcttgagggaagttagcctagagaaaagaccaaaaaaaaaatttattttatttttaggtagtgtagtaactcccccttggtttttctttgggccacggttcttttccaagggtctAGCTTGAACCGAGTATAggttgtttttatttatttttgttctttttagttTTTAGAGTAGGACTAATGGGCTACGAGCTAAATTTGAAGGAAAACCCTTAGCGTTGATACACCTGAGCACAATAGGCACTAGAGTATAACGCCTAACTTCATTGGTTGAATCCTGTTAGAGTGCCTTAAAATTGTACGTTTgtatctaacttgaacactcaaaagagaatgtcttgataaaccaatccggagtgagtcatgtgccatatgtgtgtgagttttactgtgttccatgtttcatatttgatgcctagaacttgccttgtgtatttgcaaagcgaaatagtagtttctttcagttttagaagtgatataggcatttctttattGAGCCAGACATATAAAGTAAACCCACTTGAATGCAATACATCTTAGTTAACCCTGTTGAGCTTATAAACCTATTTCTTTGGAaaccacattgcgaaccttacccaattgtttgaatagcttgccgtttgaacccttttacctcccaATAAGCACTTGAATAGTAGTGAAAATATGCAAAAGCAAAAGTGTAGGGTGGTCGTTttgtttttgagtggaaccattgaGATAGAGAAAAGGTGTGGAATTTTGAAGCATAAAAGAAAAAGCACcacgaaaaaaaagtaaaaaaatatgggttataaataattataatggTTGATAAGTGGTGGCGTGTACAAATTGCACCTAATGGATGGGGATGTTTTAAACAAATGAGGTGGAGTGTTGGTTGGCACAACTATGATCTTTAAGTTtaatgtaattgtattaaaagtgcttagggaggctaGTCACTATATCTAAATATATCCCACCCGTCCTTTAGCatacattacaaccaagtaaagtcctattgatcttagactaAATGGGCTCAATTAGTaaagtattacactacgggcaagcctatggtgcatctttgtggcatgtgaacgttctttctgagagtgagtgaattttgtCTATCTTAGTTCCTACTTGTTCTAATTATCATcatatgtggaactactctcttgtgtgatgtaaGGGCATatgattcacgaaggaaaggtaagtcttgactcttGTATAGAGTGGTTTGAGTAAGTGCTGATGTTGCATGGCATAAAAGGTTTGACTCTTGAGATAAAGGTTGTACACTACTAGGTAAAACTTTTGTAAAATGTTCATGGTGTGAGTCGTAAAGGAAaagcttagggaaggaattttgaTGGAGcgtggtggattgctcgaggactaggaATGATTTAAGTGTGTGGTGTTGATAGTAGGCTCtatagttgatatttacaccttaatatgaccatactttattgttgttttatagataaattgccaacaaaatactctaaatagtgttcttttgtttagcaggaaatattatatgagaggaagcaacatggagtgttttggaggcgataatgtgaagaaaaacgcccactcgagaagtacccgaacacaaagaagcataaatggcctGGGCAAGAAAGCCACTGCTACCGCGGTGAACCGCGGTAGATTAACAACGTAAGGCATAA
Coding sequences within:
- the LOC138880069 gene encoding uncharacterized protein; translated protein: MPATPIPLEVDEPSNLTEVVVEQGQDEKGKSKVNEQAAEQVVPLMPQNPNREKPKALNIPLMDALREMPGYAKMIKDLISWKFDFQDLSTVTLTQTCNAVVTRPMAQNIFEPGSFTIPCTIRNYAFAKALCDLGANINLMPLAVYTKLGIGRARPTLILLQLVDCTVKRPTRILDDVLVQVGKFVFPADFVILDCQVDEEIPIILGRPFLATGRALIDCETRELKMRLNDEEVIFNVQQSIRRPSEYDNCSLVEAADVILQEDDVTLTAKDPLEACLTNLEEMDGEGLAEWVMALKGQGFWKMEPQFESLELGKRATPPTKPSIEEPPKLELKSLPAHLRYVFLGLDSTLPGIISSGLLDVQVEQTLTATAGK